One window from the genome of Anomalospiza imberbis isolate Cuckoo-Finch-1a 21T00152 chromosome 13, ASM3175350v1, whole genome shotgun sequence encodes:
- the C13H15orf61 gene encoding uncharacterized protein C15orf61 homolog, producing MRALLRRLHGAAVALLLRRRGPAPGAARPAASEVLSQHLRQRRLPHWTSFCVKYSAVRNDQFGLSHFNWPVDGANYLVLRTGCFPFIKYHCSRGAPQDLALQDAFFTALKVLNAGIPTLLYGIGSWFFARVTETVHTSHGPVTIYFLNKEDEGAMY from the exons ATGCGGGCGCTGCTGCGGCGGCTGCACGGCGCGGCCGTGGCGCTGCTGctgcggcggcggggcccggctcCGGGCGCGGCCCGTCCCGCCGCCTCCGAGGTGCTGAGCCAGCACCTGCGGCAGCGCCGCCTGCCCCACTGGACCTCGTTCTGCGTCAAGTACAGCGCGGTGCGCAACGACCAGTTCGGCCTCTCGCACTTCAACTGGCCCGTGGACGGCGCCAACTACCTGGTGCTGCGCACCGGCTGCTTCCCCTTCATCAAGTACCACTGCTCCCGCGGCGCGCCGCAGGACCTGGCGCTGCAGGACGCCTTCTTCACGGCGCTCAAGGTGCTCAACGCCG GCATCCCAACTTTGCTGTATGGAATTGGCTCCTGGTTCTTTGCCCGTGTCACAGAGACTGTTCACACCAGCCATGGCCCAGTCACTATTTATTTCCTAAACAAAGAGGATGAAGGAGCCATGTACTGA